In Falco biarmicus isolate bFalBia1 chromosome 5, bFalBia1.pri, whole genome shotgun sequence, a single genomic region encodes these proteins:
- the BBS10 gene encoding Bardet-Biedl syndrome 10 protein — protein sequence MAARPELGRLAQEAAALAGAVRGALGPRGGRALLVRPGGEALLTRDGRRLLEALSLEPPTARMMAACACSHRAATGDGAKTFVVLLAGVLGGLRAAGGGGLRRALRAFEAQVLERAVARGLRRHLRALGGRQAEWGALEALLEAYLGGRLGPGERRPLARLCSEYCRRCAPAAGPRPQVLRLLGRRFAELHAAVAGLPVASSRILPGLVLCRDFAAYCPAGGELRAVLVTEALRPTLSAPGTEFVVDSEGQYQASLCWITQRTEALMKRLQRNSIKLLLSSVKQEEVIIHYAKLYGVSVVECLSLEEVALICEITGVSPYMPFSDNTDGEITETAVATFCQPLLLGSKRCVHIGFTSVCAFQPHCLILCGPVEGVNEQHAAALQGAFTMLQQLFKTVDRREEHQGEGESQIEALDVCSWHSSAIQKQLVIENISCNSNQVSEHQLKAYRDETETQIVNPDLQGSEYPAWVQTDLQIPSNLILHIKEFDVASQGDGSSRNVQKQHAKCEHTSNVHEDHRSDSPVVGQKNCSTAVSATHNVNTVTVCECLGVGKDLEKTSCNIVPSKHEKSCVSITQNYSDALIEAGSVLPVGGYFEILLHYYIQYYAQQVEQSEVAVISNVVADALLSIPKCLYNTTEQNSFTKFYLKAIHSLRKNQPLPVNEKGLELVYCKYQLVISVLHCVTELLSIDLIIGIKRPLQKIEDYDSEDDF from the exons ATGGCGGCGCGGCCGGAGCTGGGGCGGCTGGCGCaggaggcggcggcgctggcGGGCGCGGTGCGCGGCGCCCtggggccgcggggcgggcgggcgctgcTGGTGCGGCCCGGCGGGGAGGCGCTGCTCACGCGGGACGGGCGGCGCCTGCTGGAGGCGCTCAGCCTGGAGCCGCCGACGGCCAG GATGATGGCGGCCTGCGCCTGCAGCCACCGCGCCGCGACGGGGGACGGCGCCAAGACGTTCGTGGTGCTGCTGGCCGGCGTGCTGGGCGGCctgcgggcggcgggcggcggcggcctgCGGCGGGCGCTGCGGGCCTTCGAGGCGCAGGTGCTGGAGCGGGCCGTGGCGCGGGGCCTGCGGCGGCACCTGCGGGCCCTGGGCGGGCGGCAGGCGGAGTGGGGCGCGCTGGAGGCGCTGCTGGAGGCCTACCTGGGCGGCCGGCTGGGGCCGGGCGAGCGGCGGCCGTTGGCGCGGCTCTGCAGCGAGTACTGCCGCCGCTGCgccccggccgccggcccccgcccgcaGGTGCTGCGCCTCCTGGGCCGCCGCTTCGCGGAGCTGCACGCCGCCGTGGCCGGCCTCCCCGTGGCGAGCTCCAGGATCCTGCCCGGGCTCGTCCTCTGCAGGGACTTCGCGGCCTactgcccggcggggggggagctgcgGGCCGTGCTGGTCACCGAGGCCCTCCGGCCCACCCTCTCGGCCCCCGGCACCGAGTTCGTCGTCGACTCCGAGGGCCAGTACCAGGCTTCCCTGTGCTGGATCACGCAGAGGACGGAAGCCTTAATGAAACGCTTGCAGCGCAATAGCATTAAGCTGTTACTGTCGAGTGTGAAGCAAGAGGAGGTCATTATCCACTATGCAAAATTATACGGTGTCTCAGTGGTAGAGTGCTTATCGTTGGAAGAAGTGGCCCTTATCTGTGAAATTACAGGAGTGTCGCCTTATATGCCTTTCAGTGATAACACAGATGGAGAAATCACTGAAACCGCAGTGGCAACGTTTTGCCAGCCCTTGCTGCTCGGATCAAAAAGGTGTGTTCACATTGGCTTCACCAGCGTGTGCGCCTTTCAGCCCCATTGCCTTATTCTTTGTGGGCCCGTTGAGGGTGTTAATgagcagcatgctgctgctttacaaGGGGCATTTACAATGTTGCAGCAGCTATTTAAAACAGTTGATCGGAGGGAGGAACACCAAGGAGAAGGTGAAAGCCAGATTGAAGCCTTAGATGTTTGCAGTTGGCATTCTTCAGCTATTCAGAAGCAACTCgtaatagaaaatatttcttgtaaCAGTAATCAGGTTTCTGAACACCAACTGAAAGCATATAGGGATGAAACAGAGACACAAATTGTCAACCCTGATTTGCAGGGAAGTGAATACCCAGCATGGGTGCAGACAGACTTGCAAATACCCTCAAATCTTATCTTGCACATCAAAGAATTCGATGTTGCCAGTCAAGGAGATGGCTCTTCAAGAAATGTACAGAAACAGCATGCAAAATGCGAACATACGAGCAACGTGCACGAGGACCATAGAAGTGATTCACCTGTAGTCGGTCAAAAGAACTGCAGCACGGCTGTATCGGCAACGCATAATGTTAATACAGTCACTGTGTGTGAATGCCTAGGTGTTGGCAAAGACCTAGAGAAAACAAGTTGCAATATAGTTCCATCTAAACATGAAAAGAGTTGTGTAAGTATTACACAGAATTATTCAGATGCCCTCATAGAAGCAGGATCAGTTTTGCCAGTCGGAGGTTACTTCGAAATTCTGTTACATTATTATATTCAGTACTATGCACAACAGGTTGAGCAGTCAGAGGTGGCAGTCATATCTAATGTAGTTGCCGATGCTTTGCTAAGTATTCCCAAGTGTTTGTACaacacaacagaacaaaacagctTTACCAAATTCTATCTCAAAGCCATACATTCGCTCAGAAAAAATCAGCCACTGCCTGTGAATGAGAAAGGCTTAGAACTGGTGTATTGCAAATACCAGTTAGtcatttcagttcttcattGTGTTACAGAGCTCCTCTCCATAGATTTAATAATTGGTATTAAGCGGCCGCTGCAAAAAATTGAGGATTATGACTCAGAAGATGACTTCTGA